A genomic region of Streptomyces sp. NBC_00247 contains the following coding sequences:
- a CDS encoding SCO1664 family protein has product MPASERIPARGMTTAAEVVTLLTKGRLTVLGRVPGASNAVLRCTVALDGAELPCVYKPVAGEQPLWDFPDGTLAQREVAAWEVSETTGWGLVPPTVLREGPYGEGMCQLWIDAGSDAGPMLALVEGEEPEDGWKAVGLADVGEGKTALLVHADDARLRRLAVLDAVINNSDRKGGHLLPAPGGLLYGIDHGVTFHRDDKLRTLLWGWAGEPLTSEAVEVLDRLAGELAPEARLAVRLGGLITPAELDAVRERVAALRTTGLHPVPSGQWPAIPWPPV; this is encoded by the coding sequence GTGCCCGCGTCAGAACGGATACCGGCGCGGGGCATGACGACCGCAGCCGAAGTGGTCACCCTGCTCACGAAGGGGCGGCTCACCGTCCTCGGCCGGGTACCCGGAGCCTCCAACGCGGTTCTGCGCTGCACCGTCGCGCTCGACGGCGCGGAGCTCCCCTGCGTGTACAAGCCCGTCGCCGGGGAGCAGCCGCTGTGGGACTTCCCCGACGGCACCCTCGCCCAGCGCGAGGTGGCCGCCTGGGAGGTCTCGGAGACCACCGGCTGGGGGCTCGTCCCGCCCACCGTGCTGCGCGAGGGCCCGTACGGCGAGGGCATGTGCCAGCTGTGGATCGACGCCGGGTCCGACGCCGGCCCGATGCTCGCCCTCGTCGAGGGGGAAGAGCCGGAGGACGGCTGGAAGGCCGTGGGCCTCGCCGACGTGGGCGAGGGGAAGACCGCCCTGCTGGTGCACGCGGACGACGCCCGGCTGCGGCGGCTCGCGGTGCTCGACGCGGTCATCAACAACAGCGACCGCAAGGGCGGCCACCTGCTCCCCGCACCCGGCGGGCTGCTGTACGGCATCGACCACGGCGTCACCTTCCACCGCGACGACAAGCTCCGCACCCTGCTCTGGGGCTGGGCCGGCGAGCCGCTGACCTCCGAGGCGGTCGAGGTGCTGGACCGCCTCGCCGGGGAGCTGGCGCCCGAGGCGCGGCTGGCCGTGAGGCTGGGCGGGCTCATCACCCCGGCCGAGCTGGACGCCGTACGGGAACGGGTGGCCGCGCTCCGGACGACGGGGCTGCACCCGGTGCCGAGCGGGCAGTGGCCCGCCATCCCCTGGCCGCCGGTCTGA
- a CDS encoding aldo/keto reductase: protein MEQRHLGRTGLRVSRIGLGTLTWGRDTDEHDAADQLKAFWDAGGTLVDTADAYGGGEAEYLLGRLLGGLVPREDLVVATKAGSVRDPYRRFNGSRGHLLAALDASLERLGTDYVDLWQVHAFDPVTPLEETLQALDLAVSSGRVRYAGVSNFCGWQLAKAATWQLAAPGARTRLASTQMEYSLLQRGVEREVLPAALDLGVGLLPSSPLGRGVLTGKYRTGTPSGSRGASEQLAPFVEPYLDDAASRIVEAVATAADGLATTPLQVALAWVRDRPGVAAPVIGARNAQQLTEALSVETLTLPDEICQALDDVSAPVHRYPDQDWSTL from the coding sequence ATGGAGCAGAGGCATCTCGGCCGTACCGGCCTTCGTGTGTCCCGGATCGGGCTCGGCACGCTCACCTGGGGCCGGGACACGGACGAGCACGACGCCGCCGACCAGTTGAAGGCCTTCTGGGACGCGGGCGGCACTCTGGTCGACACCGCGGACGCCTACGGGGGCGGGGAAGCGGAGTACCTCCTCGGGCGGCTCCTGGGCGGGCTGGTGCCGCGGGAGGACCTCGTGGTGGCCACGAAGGCGGGCAGCGTGCGCGATCCGTACCGCAGGTTCAACGGCTCGCGCGGACATCTGCTCGCCGCGCTGGACGCGTCCCTGGAGCGGCTCGGCACGGACTACGTCGATCTGTGGCAGGTGCACGCCTTCGATCCGGTGACCCCGCTGGAGGAGACGCTCCAGGCCCTGGACCTGGCGGTTTCCTCCGGCCGGGTGCGGTACGCGGGAGTGTCCAACTTCTGCGGCTGGCAGCTGGCCAAGGCCGCGACCTGGCAGCTCGCGGCACCGGGTGCGCGGACCCGGCTGGCGAGCACGCAGATGGAGTACTCGCTGCTGCAGCGCGGTGTGGAGCGCGAGGTGCTGCCCGCCGCCCTCGACCTCGGCGTGGGGCTGCTGCCCTCGTCCCCGCTGGGGCGCGGGGTCCTGACGGGCAAGTACCGCACGGGCACCCCCTCGGGTTCTCGCGGGGCCTCGGAGCAGCTGGCGCCCTTCGTGGAGCCGTACCTCGACGACGCGGCGAGCCGCATCGTGGAGGCGGTCGCCACGGCGGCAGACGGGCTGGCCACCACCCCGCTCCAGGTCGCGCTCGCCTGGGTCCGCGACCGGCCCGGGGTGGCCGCCCCGGTCATCGGCGCGCGCAACGCGCAGCAGCTCACCGAGGCTTTGTCGGTGGAGACGCTTACGCTTCCTGACGAGATCTGCCAGGCGCTCGACGACGTGTCGGCGCCCGTGCACCGCTATCCGGACCAGGACTGGAGCACGCTGTGA
- the mshC gene encoding cysteine--1-D-myo-inosityl 2-amino-2-deoxy-alpha-D-glucopyranoside ligase, translating into MHAWPASEVPALPGKGRDLRIHDTATGGRITLDPGPVARIYVCGITPYDATHMGHAATYNAFDLVQRVWLDTKRQVHYVQNVTDVDDPLLERAVRDGEDWTALAERETALFREDMTALRMLPPKHYIGAVEAIPGIVPLVERLRDAGAAYELEGDVYFSVEADPHFGEVSGLDAEAMRLLSAERGGDPERVGKKNPLDPMLWMAAREGEPSWDGGSLGAGRPGWHIECVAIALDHLGMGFDVQGGGSDLAFPHHEMGASHAQALTGEHPFARAYVHAGMVGLDGEKMSKSRGNLVFVSTLRREGVDPAAIRLALLSHHYRSDWEWTDQVLADAVARLGRWRAAVSRPDGPSADALVEEVREALADDLDAATALAAVDRWAECQRSEGGTDEGAPGLVSRTVDALLGVAL; encoded by the coding sequence ATGCATGCCTGGCCCGCTTCTGAGGTCCCCGCCCTGCCTGGCAAGGGCCGCGACCTTCGGATCCACGACACCGCGACCGGCGGACGGATCACCCTTGACCCCGGTCCCGTCGCCCGCATCTACGTCTGCGGCATCACGCCGTACGACGCGACCCACATGGGTCATGCGGCGACCTACAACGCGTTCGATCTCGTACAGCGCGTGTGGCTCGACACCAAGCGGCAGGTTCACTACGTCCAGAACGTGACCGACGTGGACGACCCCCTGCTGGAGCGGGCCGTGCGCGACGGAGAGGACTGGACCGCCCTCGCGGAGCGCGAGACCGCTCTGTTCCGCGAGGACATGACCGCGCTGCGGATGCTTCCGCCGAAGCACTACATCGGTGCGGTCGAAGCCATACCGGGCATCGTGCCCCTCGTCGAGCGCCTGCGTGACGCGGGTGCGGCGTACGAGCTGGAGGGCGACGTCTACTTCTCCGTCGAGGCCGACCCGCACTTCGGCGAGGTCTCCGGTCTCGACGCCGAGGCCATGCGGCTGCTCTCCGCCGAGCGCGGTGGCGACCCCGAGCGCGTCGGCAAGAAGAACCCCCTCGACCCGATGCTGTGGATGGCGGCCCGCGAGGGCGAGCCCAGCTGGGACGGCGGCAGCCTCGGAGCCGGACGGCCCGGCTGGCACATCGAGTGCGTCGCCATCGCCCTGGACCACCTCGGCATGGGCTTCGACGTGCAGGGCGGCGGCTCCGACCTCGCCTTCCCGCACCACGAGATGGGGGCCTCGCACGCGCAGGCCCTGACCGGCGAGCACCCCTTCGCCCGGGCGTACGTCCACGCCGGCATGGTCGGCCTGGACGGCGAGAAGATGTCGAAGTCGCGGGGCAACCTCGTCTTCGTCTCCACGCTGCGCCGCGAGGGCGTGGACCCGGCGGCGATCCGCCTCGCCCTGCTCTCGCACCACTACCGGAGCGACTGGGAGTGGACCGACCAGGTCCTCGCCGACGCCGTCGCCCGGCTCGGACGGTGGCGCGCCGCGGTCTCCCGTCCGGACGGCCCGTCGGCCGACGCCCTGGTCGAAGAGGTCCGCGAGGCCCTCGCCGACGACCTGGACGCCGCGACCGCGCTGGCCGCCGTGGACCGCTGGGCCGAGTGCCAGCGGTCCGAGGGCGGCACGGACGAGGGCGCACCCGGTCTCGTCTCCCGTACCGTCGACGCCCTTCTGGGCGTCGCCCTGTAG
- a CDS encoding magnesium and cobalt transport protein CorA, whose translation MRAVIVDCAIYRDGRRTDGPDDFSDALDEARASGDAFLWIGLHEPTEEEFSLVTKEFGLHPLAVEDALKAHQRPKLEIYDDSLLMVLKPIAYEPDGDTVSADELMVFVGDSFVVTVRHGESAPLADVRRRLEAQPGVLRQGPTAVLYAVSDSVVDHYIDVAGELQIDLEELETQVFAPSGNAESQHTASRIYTFKRQVMEFRRAAGPLTVPMNRLSGTGVPFVHAESQPFFRDVGDHLTRANEQVEGLDRLLSDILSAHLAQMGVRQNDDMRKISAWAAMAAVPTMVAGIYGMNFDHMPELHWVWSYPAVVVLMAGVVFGLYRQFKRRGWL comes from the coding sequence ATGCGCGCCGTGATTGTCGACTGTGCCATCTACCGGGACGGGCGCCGGACGGACGGCCCCGACGACTTCTCCGACGCGCTGGACGAGGCGCGGGCCTCGGGGGACGCCTTCCTCTGGATCGGGCTGCACGAGCCCACCGAGGAGGAGTTCTCGCTGGTGACCAAGGAGTTCGGGCTGCACCCGCTGGCCGTGGAGGACGCGCTCAAGGCGCACCAGCGGCCCAAGCTGGAGATCTACGACGACTCGCTGCTCATGGTGCTCAAGCCGATCGCGTACGAGCCGGACGGCGACACGGTCAGCGCGGACGAGCTGATGGTCTTCGTGGGCGACTCGTTCGTGGTGACGGTCCGCCATGGCGAGAGCGCCCCGCTGGCGGACGTACGGCGCCGGCTGGAGGCGCAGCCCGGGGTGCTGCGGCAGGGGCCGACCGCCGTGCTGTACGCCGTCAGCGACTCGGTCGTCGACCACTACATAGACGTGGCGGGCGAGCTGCAGATCGACCTGGAGGAGCTGGAGACCCAGGTGTTCGCGCCGAGCGGCAACGCCGAGTCCCAGCACACCGCGAGCCGCATCTACACCTTCAAGCGCCAGGTGATGGAGTTCCGCCGGGCCGCGGGGCCCCTGACGGTTCCGATGAACCGCCTTTCGGGTACCGGCGTGCCGTTCGTGCACGCGGAGTCGCAGCCCTTCTTCCGGGACGTCGGCGACCACCTCACCCGCGCCAACGAGCAGGTGGAAGGGCTGGACCGGCTGCTGTCCGACATCCTCTCGGCGCATCTGGCGCAGATGGGGGTCCGGCAGAACGACGACATGCGCAAGATCTCGGCGTGGGCGGCGATGGCCGCCGTGCCGACGATGGTCGCGGGCATCTACGGCATGAACTTCGACCACATGCCGGAACTCCACTGGGTGTGGTCCTATCCGGCGGTGGTCGTGCTGATGGCCGGGGTCGTCTTCGGCCTGTACCGGCAGTTCAAGCGGCGCGGCTGGCTCTGA
- a CDS encoding ATP-dependent RecD-like DNA helicase — MTALPRGETPGHSADPEDRSQEPSDLPEDRSEDRPENGPEDRSEDRPEDGPGLPDGSTDLPGGAADASEGGSGGDGAAGEPSGEAADAPTVSEAQAELAAQRELRKRIEQRKAEKAGPIAAGTGLSGTAAQLLAAVRAVESGEKTASAFYEAPAAPVARPAAPAADPRAQLPRPVDTSSAPQEVPEEAVEAVRAVLAGAGAPAALAPGAARALGEQAAEVLRQDPWQLLAVPGVRPEQADGFARALLGPECGPDDGRRTAALVGWLLEQAAVRGHTALDVTAVRAALSGHGVTDPETAVDDAVAEGAALLFQEGVDPAGAEEITEFPDEESGDDTAGESADASDEEEPGPALLGLDRYALAEESLADGLGRLANACEKGADWTDAASAAPSPSAAELIRAVAGAGLVVHSGGEAARAEPAALLVAARGLGLRALGATHSVDGRRRLAAEAGDTGAAVTLAGLLSDAEGPGRDEEGALALDLLVVLDAPQLDVETAAALVESLADGTRLVLSGDPGVLGSAGAGRVFADVLAARACPQVISRTPDPGPIGELVSGIGIGELNQVGAPGKEVVIVPVRDAGEAVHRTVQLVADSVPRAFGIDAADTRVITVGHGGSAGTRALNAALKDRLNPGPGRFGGFDPGDRVVHVPAPGRTVPGVVVSADAEGLRLDCEGTPVVVPQGRVASAVRHGWALSAHQAAGTRWPAAVVVLPGDAARGLSRPWVYTAFSRGERHLSVVHGVDQALPRAVAEIPGQERTTRLRALLEALPTPDASS; from the coding sequence GTGACTGCGCTTCCCCGGGGGGAAACCCCGGGCCACTCGGCCGACCCCGAGGACCGTTCCCAGGAGCCGTCGGACCTGCCCGAGGACCGCTCGGAGGACCGTCCGGAGAACGGCCCGGAGGACCGCTCCGAGGACCGCCCGGAGGACGGCCCGGGTCTGCCCGACGGCTCCACGGACCTGCCCGGCGGCGCCGCCGACGCTTCCGAGGGCGGTTCCGGAGGTGACGGGGCCGCGGGTGAGCCGTCGGGTGAGGCCGCCGACGCCCCGACGGTCTCCGAGGCACAGGCCGAGCTCGCGGCCCAGCGGGAGCTGCGCAAGCGCATCGAGCAGCGGAAGGCCGAGAAGGCCGGTCCGATCGCCGCCGGGACCGGGCTGAGCGGGACGGCCGCGCAGCTGCTGGCCGCCGTCCGCGCGGTGGAGAGCGGCGAGAAGACCGCCTCCGCGTTCTACGAGGCTCCCGCCGCCCCCGTGGCACGACCGGCCGCCCCCGCGGCGGACCCGCGCGCTCAGCTCCCTCGGCCCGTCGATACCTCCTCCGCGCCGCAGGAGGTGCCTGAGGAGGCCGTGGAGGCGGTACGCGCCGTGCTGGCCGGGGCGGGTGCCCCCGCGGCCCTGGCTCCCGGGGCCGCCCGCGCGCTGGGCGAGCAGGCGGCCGAGGTGCTGCGGCAGGACCCCTGGCAGCTGCTGGCCGTCCCCGGGGTGCGCCCCGAGCAGGCGGACGGGTTCGCCCGCGCCCTGCTGGGGCCGGAGTGCGGTCCCGACGACGGACGCCGCACCGCCGCGCTGGTGGGCTGGCTGCTGGAGCAGGCCGCCGTGCGCGGCCACACGGCCCTGGACGTCACCGCGGTACGGGCCGCGCTGTCCGGACACGGTGTGACGGACCCGGAGACGGCCGTGGACGACGCGGTGGCCGAGGGGGCCGCGCTGCTCTTCCAGGAGGGCGTGGACCCCGCCGGGGCCGAGGAGATCACCGAGTTCCCCGACGAGGAATCCGGCGACGACACCGCCGGCGAGAGCGCCGATGCCTCGGACGAGGAGGAGCCGGGCCCGGCCCTGCTCGGGCTCGACCGGTACGCCCTGGCCGAGGAGAGCCTCGCGGACGGGCTGGGCCGGCTGGCCAACGCCTGCGAGAAGGGCGCCGACTGGACGGACGCGGCCTCGGCCGCTCCCTCGCCCTCGGCCGCCGAACTGATCCGCGCGGTCGCCGGGGCGGGCCTGGTCGTCCACTCCGGAGGCGAGGCGGCCCGCGCCGAACCCGCCGCCCTGCTGGTGGCGGCCCGGGGGTTGGGCCTGCGCGCGCTGGGCGCCACGCACAGCGTGGACGGCCGCCGCCGACTGGCAGCCGAGGCGGGGGACACCGGCGCCGCCGTCACGCTCGCCGGGCTGCTCTCCGATGCCGAGGGGCCGGGCCGGGACGAGGAGGGCGCCCTCGCGCTCGACCTGCTGGTGGTCCTGGACGCCCCGCAGCTGGACGTGGAGACCGCCGCGGCGCTCGTGGAGTCCCTCGCGGACGGTACGCGGCTGGTGCTGAGCGGCGACCCCGGGGTACTCGGTTCGGCCGGTGCGGGCCGCGTCTTCGCGGACGTCCTCGCCGCCCGCGCCTGCCCGCAGGTGATCTCCCGCACACCCGATCCCGGGCCCATCGGCGAGCTGGTCTCCGGCATCGGCATCGGTGAGCTGAACCAGGTCGGGGCGCCGGGCAAGGAAGTGGTGATCGTGCCGGTGCGGGACGCGGGCGAGGCCGTGCACCGCACCGTGCAACTGGTCGCCGACTCCGTACCCCGCGCCTTCGGCATCGACGCGGCGGACACCCGGGTGATCACCGTGGGCCACGGCGGCTCGGCGGGCACCCGGGCGCTGAACGCGGCGCTCAAGGACCGCCTCAACCCCGGCCCCGGGCGCTTCGGCGGCTTCGACCCGGGCGACCGGGTGGTCCACGTTCCCGCGCCGGGCCGGACCGTACCCGGTGTCGTGGTGTCGGCCGACGCCGAAGGGCTGCGGCTGGACTGCGAGGGCACGCCGGTCGTCGTGCCGCAGGGCCGGGTGGCCTCGGCGGTCCGGCACGGCTGGGCTCTCAGCGCCCACCAGGCGGCGGGGACGCGCTGGCCGGCCGCGGTCGTCGTGCTCCCCGGCGACGCGGCGCGGGGGCTCAGCAGGCCGTGGGTGTACACCGCGTTCAGCCGGGGCGAGCGCCATCTGTCCGTCGTGCACGGCGTCGACCAGGCGCTGCCCAGGGCCGTGGCCGAGATCCCCGGACAGGAGCGCACCACCCGGCTGCGAGCCCTGCTGGAGGCCTTGCCGACGCCCGACGCGTCGTCCTAG
- a CDS encoding DUF3090 domain-containing protein, protein MSRQVFLYDPPERFVAGTVGLPGRRTFFLQASAGGRVTSVALEKTQVAALAERIDELLDEVVRRTGGNSPVPAVAPTTVADSAPLDTPVEEEFRVGTMALAWDGDEQCMIVEAQALVEIDVETEDDLAAAEERLLQDEENGPPMLRVRLSGAQARAFAKRALDVVSAGRPPCPLCSLPLDPEGHVCPRQNGYRRGA, encoded by the coding sequence GTGTCCCGTCAGGTGTTCCTCTACGACCCGCCGGAACGATTCGTGGCCGGCACGGTCGGGCTGCCTGGACGCCGTACGTTCTTCCTCCAGGCGTCCGCCGGCGGCCGGGTCACCAGCGTGGCCCTGGAGAAGACCCAGGTCGCCGCACTCGCGGAGCGGATCGACGAACTGCTCGACGAGGTCGTCCGCCGCACCGGCGGCAACTCGCCGGTCCCCGCCGTCGCCCCCACGACCGTCGCCGACAGCGCGCCCCTCGACACCCCCGTGGAGGAGGAGTTCCGGGTCGGCACGATGGCACTGGCCTGGGACGGCGACGAGCAGTGCATGATCGTCGAGGCGCAGGCTCTCGTCGAGATCGACGTCGAGACCGAGGACGACCTGGCGGCGGCCGAGGAAAGGCTTCTCCAGGACGAGGAGAACGGCCCTCCGATGCTCCGGGTGCGCCTCAGCGGCGCCCAGGCCAGGGCCTTCGCCAAGCGCGCCCTCGACGTCGTCTCCGCAGGTCGCCCACCGTGCCCGCTGTGCAGCCTGCCGCTCGACCCGGAAGGACACGTGTGCCCGCGTCAGAACGGATACCGGCGCGGGGCATGA
- a CDS encoding ferritin-like domain-containing protein: protein MLSAKSLFQEILDDDESFRLFCSIAASGESQGGWENARIAALVPESQRALAPKIVRHGADEDKHGRIFDALLKKRGLPAAEVPADTDYTMLLERHGIGLAHARLRGEEPLAERDIVTYLAHSRVTEQRASEQMRLLVRYFADDPVIGRAVRMISRDEDNHLAYCHEELLRLARAGHGRAIRRILRECALAEIRVYRDVSLAVMAHMGRILGWPRPKAAALAAGIHAMYAYERLAGWRRMVSLAEPERRDALGAPAVAGAEFA, encoded by the coding sequence ATGCTCTCGGCAAAGAGTCTCTTCCAGGAGATCCTCGACGACGACGAGTCGTTCCGGCTCTTCTGCTCCATCGCCGCCAGCGGTGAGTCCCAGGGCGGCTGGGAGAATGCCCGCATCGCCGCGCTCGTGCCCGAGAGCCAGCGCGCCCTCGCCCCGAAAATCGTCCGGCACGGCGCAGACGAGGACAAGCACGGCCGGATCTTCGACGCGCTCCTGAAGAAACGCGGGCTGCCCGCCGCCGAGGTCCCGGCCGACACCGACTACACGATGTTGCTGGAGCGCCACGGGATCGGCCTCGCCCACGCACGGCTCAGGGGCGAGGAACCGCTCGCGGAGCGCGACATCGTCACCTATCTGGCCCACAGCAGGGTCACCGAGCAGCGGGCTTCCGAGCAGATGCGCCTGCTGGTCAGGTACTTCGCCGACGACCCCGTCATCGGCCGCGCCGTGCGGATGATCTCGCGCGACGAGGACAACCACCTCGCCTACTGCCACGAGGAACTGCTCCGCCTCGCCCGCGCCGGCCACGGCCGTGCGATCCGTCGCATCCTGCGCGAGTGCGCCCTCGCCGAGATCCGGGTCTACCGCGACGTCAGCCTCGCCGTCATGGCCCACATGGGCCGCATCCTCGGCTGGCCCCGGCCGAAGGCGGCGGCGCTGGCGGCGGGCATCCACGCGATGTACGCGTACGAGCGGCTGGCCGGCTGGCGCCGGATGGTCAGCCTGGCGGAGCCGGAGCGCCGCGACGCCCTCGGCGCCCCGGCCGTGGCGGGCGCCGAATTCGCCTGA
- a CDS encoding histidine phosphatase family protein, translated as MPTLILVRHGRSTANTSGVLAGRTAGVALDERGAAQAAGLPGRLAGIPLVAAVSSPLQRCRETLRPLLDARPGLPLHVEDGLSECDYGDWSGRKLAELSDEPLMSVVQQHPSAAAFPGGESMRAMQNRAVDAVRDWNARIEAEYGEDAVYVMCSHGDIIKAVVADALGMHLDLFQRIHVDPCSVTAVRYTRLRPFLLRLGDTGDLAGLAPREQGLGADATPADGADHGSRAQVGGGAGAP; from the coding sequence ATGCCCACCCTGATCCTCGTACGCCACGGACGCTCCACCGCCAACACCTCCGGAGTGCTCGCGGGCCGTACCGCCGGTGTCGCGCTGGACGAGCGCGGCGCCGCACAGGCCGCCGGGCTCCCCGGCCGCCTCGCCGGAATTCCGCTCGTGGCCGCCGTCAGCAGCCCCCTCCAGCGCTGCCGGGAAACCCTGCGGCCGCTGCTGGACGCGCGTCCCGGCCTCCCCCTGCACGTCGAGGACGGCCTCTCCGAGTGCGACTACGGGGACTGGTCCGGGCGCAAGCTCGCCGAACTGTCCGACGAGCCGCTGATGTCCGTCGTGCAGCAGCACCCCTCCGCCGCCGCCTTCCCGGGCGGCGAGTCGATGCGTGCGATGCAGAACCGCGCGGTCGACGCCGTCCGGGACTGGAACGCCCGCATCGAGGCCGAGTACGGCGAGGACGCCGTCTACGTGATGTGCTCGCACGGCGACATCATCAAGGCCGTCGTCGCCGACGCCCTCGGCATGCACCTCGACCTCTTCCAGCGCATTCACGTCGACCCCTGCTCGGTCACCGCCGTGCGCTACACCCGGCTGCGCCCCTTCCTGCTGCGCCTCGGCGACACCGGGGACCTGGCGGGGCTCGCCCCGCGCGAGCAGGGGCTGGGCGCCGACGCCACCCCCGCGGACGGAGCTGACCACGGCTCGCGCGCCCAGGTGGGGGGCGGCGCTGGGGCGCCGTGA
- a CDS encoding LLM class F420-dependent oxidoreductase has translation MRLGINLGYWGAGMDADNLAVAQEADRLGYDVCWAAEAYGSDAPTVLTWVAAQTESIDVGSAIMQIPARQPAMTAMTAATLDSLSGGRFRLGLGVSGPQVSEGWYGVTFDKPLARTREYVDIVRKAMARERLTYEGQHWTLPLPGGPGKPIKLTVHPQREHIPLYIAAIGPKNLEQTGEIADGALLIFPSAEHLEETALRHLRAGREKAGLPLEGFDVCPTVPLAVGDDVNGLADMFRPYTALYVGGMGSRKQNFYNQLARRMGYEKEAAEIQDKYLAGDKNGAAAAVPHRLIDQTTLLGPVDRIADGMRAYAEAGVTTLTLAPAGFTLEERITALRAGTEALERSGAAE, from the coding sequence ATGCGGCTCGGCATCAATCTCGGTTACTGGGGTGCGGGCATGGACGCCGACAACCTCGCCGTCGCGCAGGAGGCGGACCGACTCGGCTACGACGTCTGCTGGGCGGCGGAGGCGTACGGTTCCGACGCGCCGACCGTGCTCACCTGGGTCGCGGCGCAGACCGAGTCCATCGACGTGGGCTCCGCGATCATGCAGATCCCGGCCCGTCAGCCCGCCATGACCGCCATGACGGCGGCCACGCTCGACTCCCTCTCGGGTGGCCGCTTCCGCCTGGGCCTCGGCGTCTCGGGGCCCCAGGTCTCCGAAGGCTGGTACGGCGTCACGTTCGACAAGCCGCTGGCCCGCACCCGCGAGTACGTCGACATCGTCCGCAAGGCGATGGCCCGCGAGCGCCTCACGTACGAGGGGCAGCACTGGACCCTCCCGCTGCCCGGCGGTCCGGGCAAGCCGATCAAGCTGACCGTCCACCCGCAGCGCGAGCACATCCCGCTCTACATCGCCGCCATCGGCCCCAAGAACCTGGAGCAGACCGGCGAGATCGCGGACGGCGCCCTGCTGATCTTCCCGTCCGCCGAGCACCTGGAGGAGACCGCGCTGCGGCACCTGCGGGCGGGCCGCGAGAAGGCCGGGCTGCCCCTGGAGGGCTTCGACGTCTGCCCGACCGTCCCGCTGGCTGTCGGCGACGACGTGAACGGTCTGGCGGACATGTTCCGCCCGTACACCGCGCTCTACGTCGGCGGCATGGGCAGCCGGAAGCAGAACTTCTACAACCAGCTCGCCCGGCGCATGGGGTACGAGAAGGAAGCCGCCGAGATCCAGGACAAGTACCTCGCCGGGGACAAGAACGGCGCTGCCGCCGCCGTCCCGCACCGGCTGATCGACCAGACCACCCTGCTCGGCCCGGTCGACCGGATCGCCGACGGGATGCGCGCCTACGCCGAGGCCGGCGTCACCACCCTCACCCTCGCCCCCGCCGGCTTCACGCTGGAGGAGCGGATCACCGCCCTGCGCGCCGGTACGGAGGCCCTGGAGCGCTCCGGCGCCGCCGAGTAA